A portion of the Bulleidia sp. zg-1006 genome contains these proteins:
- a CDS encoding TIGR01906 family membrane protein — protein sequence MRWLKTSLMGFFFFLALLLTVIDFVAFDENLFRSSYRKENTMEVMGMSEEDLLKASHVLLDYIKGKRENILIKAKVNGQEREVFDERESKHMLDVKKLYEKAMLVRHGSIIFLLGLFLYEFLKHKDGIRSFLWESFCYGGLCFGSLIVVIVLYAITDFYNFWMNFHYLFFDNDLFLLDPNVSLMINMFPESFFYSMVMRIILIFGLLSLLFGGMLYYSFYRLRRKLI from the coding sequence ATGAGATGGCTTAAAACAAGTTTAATGGGTTTTTTCTTTTTTTTGGCTTTGTTACTAACAGTAATTGATTTCGTTGCTTTTGATGAAAACTTGTTCCGTTCTTCGTATCGTAAAGAAAACACCATGGAAGTAATGGGAATGAGTGAAGAAGATTTGCTGAAGGCTTCCCATGTTTTATTGGATTATATCAAAGGCAAACGGGAAAATATTCTTATTAAAGCGAAAGTCAATGGTCAAGAAAGAGAAGTTTTTGATGAAAGAGAAAGCAAACATATGTTAGATGTGAAGAAGCTTTATGAAAAAGCAATGTTAGTGCGTCATGGGAGTATTATCTTTTTGTTGGGACTATTTCTTTATGAGTTTCTTAAACATAAGGATGGAATACGTTCATTTTTATGGGAAAGTTTTTGCTATGGAGGGCTTTGTTTTGGTAGCTTAATCGTGGTGATAGTGTTATACGCCATCACGGATTTTTATAACTTTTGGATGAATTTTCATTATTTATTCTTTGATAATGATTTATTTCTTTTAGATCCCAATGTTTCTTTAATGATTAATATGTTTCCAGAGAGCTTCTTTTATAGCATGGTAATGCGGATTATCTTAATCTTCGGGCTATTGAGTTTATTGTTTGGGGGAATGTTGTACTATTCTTTTTACCGCTTAAGGAGAAAGCTTATATGA
- a CDS encoding tRNA (cytidine(34)-2'-O)-methyltransferase — translation MIYIVLFEPEIPGNTGNIMRTCAAWNMKLCLIEPLGFRLDEKHLKRAGMDYSENVDYVKYMNWDAFLKEHEGKGLFYYVTRYGKRTPDSFLYPKEQDIYLIFGKESTGIPKEILASHEEYCIRIPMVQEARSLNLSNCVALCAYEVNRQLGYPGLSHTEVIKGPDFLNQFK, via the coding sequence ATGATTTATATTGTTTTATTTGAACCTGAAATTCCCGGTAATACCGGAAATATTATGCGCACTTGTGCAGCTTGGAATATGAAATTATGTCTCATAGAACCTCTTGGTTTTCGTCTGGATGAGAAACATCTAAAACGAGCAGGGATGGATTATAGCGAAAATGTAGATTATGTTAAATACATGAATTGGGATGCTTTTTTGAAGGAACACGAGGGTAAAGGTTTATTCTATTATGTGACACGCTATGGTAAGCGCACACCAGATTCCTTCCTCTATCCAAAAGAACAAGATATTTATTTAATCTTCGGCAAAGAGAGTACGGGTATACCAAAGGAAATTCTAGCCAGTCATGAAGAGTATTGTATTCGCATTCCCATGGTTCAAGAAGCACGTTCTCTGAACCTAAGCAATTGCGTGGCTTTATGTGCCTATGAAGTGAATCGTCAATTAGGCTACCCAGGTTTAAGTCATACCGAAGTGATTAAAGGACCAGATTTTTTAAACCAATTTAAATAG